The following proteins are co-located in the Diaphorobacter sp. HDW4B genome:
- a CDS encoding adenosylcobalamin-dependent ribonucleoside-diphosphate reductase gives MKRETADLTPTLSMQPISLDVLREKYFKNDEKDVEELYRRVARALASVEREDLREPLEAKFLDNLRLGAIGAGRIMSAAGTDIQATLINCFVQPVGDCIQGVDDAGYPGIYEALREAAETMRRGGGVGYDFSRIRPRGALVKGTASMASGPCSYINVFDQSCSTVESAGARRGAQMGVLRIDHPDVLDFITAKRTPGRWNNFNVSVGVPDGFMEAVEADAQWELVHEATPGLELQSAGARQRDDGKWIYRTLRARELWDTIMKSAYDFAEPGILFLDQINTDNNLHYAEKIQATNPCGEQPLPPYGCCDLGPIILTRFVRNPFGIHGAAKFDFDAFEASVATQVRALDNVLDLTFWPLEQQRAESAAKRRIGVGFTGMGNTLAMLKLRYDRQEGREMAVQIAERMRDAAYRASVELAKEKGVFPKFNADGYLSEGTFASRLPKDLKQQIRTHGIRNSHLLSIAPTGTVSLAFADNASNGIEPPFSWTYTRRKREADGSKSEYIVEDYAWRVYKTLGGDVNNLPEYFVSAMNMSAGEHVAMMEAVQPYVDTAISKTVNVPEDYPYDDFKNLYLQAWHSGLKGLATYRPNSILGAVLEVTPAPKAETPAPAAVAPTAVFDPMRTMIESRPKGGLSAVAEKLEYWTQEGHKALYLIVSFLPVPDGHGGTIDRAIEFFMPVGQSGESQQWITSSMRLLSLAARGGFLERALSDMRKVAWDRGPVRLGFHTKDDGTRIPLWHDSEVAAIAYAVQNILAQRATPQQQSLPLGEPALTANADISQNGGNPPTMAGKKCHECGAHAVIRKDGCDYCTQCGALGSCG, from the coding sequence ATGAAACGCGAAACAGCCGATCTGACCCCCACCTTGTCCATGCAACCCATCAGCCTCGACGTTCTGCGCGAGAAATATTTCAAAAACGACGAGAAGGACGTGGAGGAGCTGTACCGCCGCGTTGCGCGTGCGCTGGCATCGGTGGAACGCGAAGATCTGCGCGAGCCGCTCGAAGCCAAGTTCCTCGACAACCTGCGTCTGGGCGCGATCGGCGCGGGCCGCATCATGAGCGCGGCGGGCACCGACATTCAGGCCACGCTGATCAACTGCTTCGTGCAGCCCGTGGGTGACTGCATCCAGGGTGTGGACGACGCGGGCTACCCCGGCATCTACGAAGCGCTGCGCGAAGCGGCCGAGACCATGCGTCGCGGCGGCGGCGTGGGCTACGACTTCTCGCGCATCCGCCCACGCGGCGCGCTGGTCAAGGGCACGGCCTCGATGGCTTCGGGTCCTTGCAGCTACATCAATGTGTTCGACCAGTCCTGCTCCACCGTGGAGAGCGCGGGCGCACGTCGCGGCGCGCAGATGGGCGTGCTGCGCATCGATCACCCCGATGTGCTGGATTTCATCACCGCCAAGCGCACGCCAGGTCGCTGGAACAATTTCAACGTTTCCGTCGGTGTGCCTGACGGCTTCATGGAAGCGGTGGAGGCCGATGCCCAGTGGGAACTGGTGCACGAAGCCACTCCGGGCCTGGAACTGCAAAGCGCGGGTGCCCGCCAGCGCGATGATGGCAAGTGGATCTACCGCACGCTGCGCGCACGCGAGCTGTGGGACACGATCATGAAGTCGGCCTACGACTTCGCCGAGCCGGGCATTCTGTTCCTCGACCAGATCAACACCGACAACAACCTGCACTACGCAGAAAAGATCCAGGCCACCAATCCGTGCGGCGAGCAGCCTCTGCCGCCTTACGGCTGCTGCGATCTGGGCCCGATCATCCTCACGCGTTTTGTGCGCAACCCGTTCGGCATCCACGGCGCGGCCAAGTTCGACTTCGACGCGTTCGAAGCCTCGGTCGCCACGCAGGTGCGTGCGCTCGACAACGTGCTCGACCTGACCTTCTGGCCGCTGGAGCAGCAACGTGCCGAGTCCGCCGCCAAGCGCCGCATCGGCGTGGGCTTCACCGGCATGGGCAACACGCTGGCCATGCTCAAGCTGCGCTACGACCGCCAGGAAGGCCGCGAAATGGCGGTGCAGATCGCCGAGCGCATGCGTGACGCGGCCTACCGCGCATCGGTCGAACTCGCCAAGGAAAAGGGCGTGTTCCCCAAGTTCAATGCCGATGGTTATCTGTCGGAAGGCACATTCGCCAGCCGCCTGCCCAAGGACCTCAAGCAGCAGATCCGCACGCACGGCATTCGCAACAGCCACCTGCTGTCGATCGCGCCCACCGGCACCGTGAGCCTGGCATTCGCCGACAACGCTTCCAACGGTATCGAGCCACCGTTCTCGTGGACCTACACCCGCCGCAAGCGCGAGGCCGATGGCAGCAAGAGCGAGTACATCGTCGAAGACTACGCATGGCGCGTGTACAAGACGCTGGGCGGGGACGTGAACAACCTGCCCGAGTATTTCGTGAGCGCGATGAACATGTCCGCTGGCGAACACGTGGCGATGATGGAGGCGGTGCAGCCTTATGTCGACACGGCGATCTCCAAGACCGTCAACGTGCCGGAAGATTATCCGTACGACGATTTCAAGAACCTCTACCTGCAGGCCTGGCATTCCGGTCTGAAGGGCTTGGCCACCTACCGCCCGAACAGCATTCTGGGCGCGGTGCTCGAAGTCACGCCCGCGCCCAAGGCAGAGACGCCCGCACCGGCTGCTGTCGCTCCCACGGCGGTGTTCGATCCGATGCGCACCATGATCGAAAGCCGTCCCAAGGGCGGTCTGTCGGCGGTGGCTGAAAAGCTCGAATACTGGACGCAGGAAGGCCACAAGGCGCTGTACCTGATCGTGTCGTTCCTGCCGGTGCCGGATGGCCATGGCGGCACCATCGACCGTGCCATCGAGTTCTTCATGCCCGTGGGCCAGAGCGGCGAGTCGCAGCAGTGGATCACCTCCAGCATGCGCCTGCTCTCGCTGGCCGCGCGCGGTGGTTTCCTCGAACGTGCGCTGTCCGACATGCGCAAGGTGGCGTGGGATCGCGGCCCCGTGCGTCTGGGCTTCCACACCAAGGACGACGGCACGCGCATTCCGCTGTGGCACGACTCCGAAGTCGCCGCCATCGCCTACGCGGTGCAGAACATCCTCGCCCAGCGCGCAACGCCCCAGCAACAAAGCCTGCCGCTCGGCGAGCCCGCACTGACCGCGAATGCCGACATCAGCCAGAACGGCGGCAACCCGCCCACCATGGCCGGCAAGAAGTGCCACGAGTGCGGCGCGCACGCCGTGATCCGCAAGGACGGCTGCGACTACTGCACGCAGTGCGGCGCACTGGGCAGCTGCGGTTGA
- a CDS encoding ChaN family lipoprotein, translating to MIRILKRPLTRSALSALALAGWLLTGCNLPTADRVPETPELRFDHTENLTKAKTQWLEWLTRMQTAPVIMLGEQHDAPEHHAWEADTVRELTQRKRLAALVLEMADAGATTHGLPANASEADVQQALNWNDKAWPWESYGPSVMAAVRAEVPVLGGNLPRKQMADAMKNARFDQHLSAEAMQIQRDAIKQGHCNLLPETQLQPMARIQLARDESMAQIVRSAIEPGRTVLLIAGHGHVRSRVGVATWLPANLLAHKAIAQAGAVDSAIKYESNIFIVTPALPSKDHCAELRQHFKR from the coding sequence ATGATTCGCATCTTGAAGCGCCCACTCACCCGTTCGGCCTTGTCGGCTCTGGCGCTGGCCGGTTGGCTGCTGACGGGCTGCAACCTGCCGACTGCAGACCGGGTGCCGGAGACCCCCGAATTGCGCTTCGACCACACCGAAAATTTGACCAAGGCCAAGACCCAGTGGCTCGAATGGTTGACCCGCATGCAGACCGCCCCTGTGATCATGCTGGGCGAGCAGCATGATGCGCCCGAGCACCACGCCTGGGAGGCAGACACGGTCCGCGAACTCACCCAGCGCAAGCGACTGGCCGCGCTGGTGCTGGAGATGGCCGACGCCGGAGCCACCACCCACGGGCTGCCCGCCAACGCCAGCGAAGCCGATGTGCAACAAGCCCTGAACTGGAACGACAAAGCCTGGCCTTGGGAATCCTATGGACCTTCCGTGATGGCGGCTGTGCGCGCTGAAGTGCCCGTGCTCGGTGGCAACCTGCCACGCAAGCAGATGGCAGACGCGATGAAGAACGCGCGTTTTGATCAGCATTTGAGCGCTGAAGCCATGCAGATTCAGCGTGATGCGATCAAACAAGGCCATTGCAACCTGCTGCCAGAGACCCAACTACAGCCTATGGCCCGAATTCAGCTCGCGCGCGACGAAAGCATGGCCCAGATCGTGCGGTCCGCCATTGAGCCGGGCCGCACCGTGCTGCTCATCGCCGGACACGGTCATGTGCGTTCCCGCGTCGGTGTCGCCACCTGGCTGCCTGCCAACCTGCTGGCTCACAAGGCGATTGCGCAGGCAGGCGCTGTCGATTCAGCTATCAAATATGAATCAAACATTTTCATCGTGACCCCGGCTCTGCCCAGCAAAGACCATTGCGCCGAGCTGCGTCAGCACTTCAAGCGCTGA
- the purU gene encoding formyltetrahydrofolate deformylase, giving the protein MTESFILTLSCPDRLGLVHAVSGFLLERNGNIEEAAQYNDSATGLFFMRVQFACENPDLPSLKAEVAAFAETFEMKWSLHSTTEAMKTVIMVSKDGRCLNDLLFRWKSGLLPIDIRAIVSNHRDFYQLAASYNIPFHHIPMTAATKAQAEAKQYEIIQAEGAELVVLARYMQVLSDDMCKKLSGRAINIHHSFLPSFKGAKPYYQAHDRGVKLIGATAHYVTADLDEGPIIEQDVARASHSDTVEDLTARGGDTESQVLARAVKWHSEHRVLMNGHKTVIFK; this is encoded by the coding sequence ATGACTGAATCCTTCATCCTGACACTCTCCTGCCCGGACCGCCTTGGGCTGGTACACGCTGTCTCCGGCTTCCTGCTGGAGCGCAATGGCAACATCGAAGAAGCAGCGCAATACAACGACAGCGCCACGGGCCTGTTCTTCATGCGCGTGCAGTTTGCGTGCGAAAACCCGGATTTGCCATCATTGAAGGCCGAAGTAGCCGCTTTTGCAGAAACCTTCGAGATGAAGTGGAGCCTGCATTCGACCACCGAAGCCATGAAGACCGTGATCATGGTCAGCAAGGATGGCCGCTGCTTGAACGACCTGCTGTTCCGCTGGAAGTCCGGCCTGCTGCCGATCGACATCCGCGCCATCGTCAGCAACCACCGCGACTTCTACCAGCTCGCGGCCAGCTACAACATTCCGTTCCACCACATTCCGATGACGGCCGCCACCAAGGCACAGGCCGAAGCCAAGCAGTACGAGATCATTCAGGCCGAAGGTGCCGAGCTGGTCGTGCTCGCGCGCTACATGCAGGTGCTGTCGGACGACATGTGCAAGAAGCTCTCGGGCCGCGCGATCAACATCCACCACAGCTTCCTGCCCAGCTTCAAGGGTGCCAAGCCGTACTACCAGGCGCATGACCGTGGCGTGAAGCTCATCGGCGCAACCGCCCATTACGTCACCGCTGATCTGGACGAAGGCCCGATCATCGAGCAGGACGTGGCGCGCGCAAGCCATTCGGACACCGTGGAAGACCTGACCGCTCGCGGCGGCGACACCGAAAGCCAGGTGCTGGCCCGCGCCGTGAAATGGCACAGCGAGCACCGCGTGTTGATGAACGGCCACAAGACGGTGATCTTCAAGTAA
- a CDS encoding LysR substrate-binding domain-containing protein translates to MSSTSPNPISVDASALRRIPPIQCLLTFEALARLRSVTLTADELCVTPSAVSHRVKQLEQILGTRLFGRADFSLTTDGSAYLSHVREGLGALQRFPGADNNPGKRRLKLAVTPTFARAILIPRLRQFTEAYPEIDLALQVSIPLLDVVAEDADLVVRFGPGHYADMEHVELARDIVTPLASPAFVREHGPFERPEDLEGIPLLRSPLEPWRSWFDVCGLNWPAPTEGSQFNDIGLMCDAAAAGMGVALVRLKLGRPWLDQGTLVRLYDNIVAPSPHAHYLCWKTGTMDRWECAAFAEWLRKTLA, encoded by the coding sequence ATGAGCAGCACATCCCCCAACCCCATCAGTGTGGATGCCAGCGCCCTCAGGCGCATTCCGCCCATCCAGTGCCTGCTCACGTTTGAAGCGCTGGCGCGGCTGCGCAGCGTCACACTGACCGCCGACGAGCTGTGCGTGACACCCAGCGCGGTGAGCCACCGTGTGAAGCAGTTGGAGCAGATTCTCGGCACGCGCCTGTTCGGCCGCGCCGATTTTTCGCTCACGACCGACGGCAGCGCCTATCTCTCGCACGTGCGCGAAGGGCTGGGCGCGCTGCAGCGCTTTCCGGGCGCGGACAACAATCCGGGCAAGCGCCGCCTCAAGCTGGCGGTCACGCCGACCTTCGCGCGCGCCATCCTGATCCCGCGTCTGCGCCAGTTCACCGAGGCCTATCCGGAAATCGACCTCGCGCTGCAGGTATCGATCCCGCTGCTCGACGTGGTGGCGGAAGACGCCGACCTGGTCGTGCGCTTTGGCCCCGGTCACTACGCCGACATGGAGCATGTCGAGCTGGCGCGCGACATCGTCACCCCACTTGCCTCGCCCGCCTTCGTGCGCGAGCACGGCCCGTTCGAGCGCCCCGAAGACCTCGAAGGCATCCCCCTCCTGCGCAGCCCGCTGGAGCCTTGGCGCAGCTGGTTCGACGTCTGCGGCCTGAACTGGCCCGCCCCCACCGAAGGCTCGCAGTTCAACGACATCGGCCTGATGTGCGACGCCGCCGCCGCCGGCATGGGCGTGGCCCTCGTGCGCCTCAAGCTCGGCCGCCCGTGGCTCGACCAGGGCACGCTCGTGCGCCTGTACGACAACATCGTCGCCCCCAGCCCCCACGCGCACTACCTGTGCTGGAAAACCGGCACCATGGACCGCTGGGAATGCGCGGCGTTTGCGGAATGGTTGCGCAAGACGCTGGCGTGA
- a CDS encoding FAD-linked oxidase C-terminal domain-containing protein produces MSTAPSSSPDPKPPTQSERAARQKEIIDALGKHLPAHALLWNSEDTTPYECDGLTAYRQRPLVVALPETEAQVQAALRVCHQLNAPVVARGAGTGLSGGAMPHAMGVTLSLAKFNQILEVNPVSRTARVQCGVRNLAISEAAAPHNLYYAPDPSSQIACTIGGNVAENSGGVHCLKYGLTVHNVLRVRGFTIEGEPITFGSEALDVPGYDLLAAMIGSEGMLAVALEVTVKLIPKPQLARCIMASFDDVRKAGDAVAAVIAAGIIPAGLEMMDKPMTAAVEDFVCADYDLTAEAILLCESDGTPEEVEEEIGRMTEVLRGAGATAITVSNNEEERLRFWSGRKNAFPASGRISPDYMCMDSTIPRKRLADILLAIQEMEKKYRLRCANVFHAGDGNLHPLILFDANDPDELHRCELFGADILETSVAMGGTVTGEHGVGIEKLNSMCTQFTTEENLQMFALKGAFDPKGLLNPGKVIPTLNRCAEYGKMLVRGGQIKHPELERF; encoded by the coding sequence ATGAGCACAGCCCCCTCATCCTCCCCCGATCCCAAGCCGCCGACGCAAAGCGAACGTGCTGCGCGTCAAAAAGAAATCATCGATGCGCTCGGCAAGCATCTGCCTGCGCACGCGCTGCTTTGGAACTCCGAAGACACCACGCCCTACGAATGCGACGGGCTGACGGCCTATCGCCAGCGCCCGTTGGTCGTCGCCCTGCCGGAAACCGAAGCGCAGGTGCAAGCCGCACTGCGCGTGTGTCATCAGCTGAATGCGCCAGTCGTCGCGCGCGGAGCGGGCACGGGCCTGTCCGGTGGCGCGATGCCGCATGCGATGGGGGTGACGCTGTCGCTTGCCAAGTTCAACCAGATTCTGGAAGTCAATCCGGTCAGCCGCACGGCGCGCGTGCAATGCGGCGTGCGCAATCTGGCGATCAGCGAAGCGGCTGCTCCGCACAATCTGTACTACGCGCCCGACCCGAGCAGCCAGATCGCCTGCACGATCGGCGGCAACGTGGCCGAGAACTCCGGCGGCGTGCATTGCCTGAAATATGGCCTGACGGTGCACAACGTGCTGCGCGTGCGCGGTTTCACGATTGAAGGTGAGCCGATCACCTTCGGCAGCGAAGCGCTCGACGTGCCCGGCTACGACCTGCTGGCCGCGATGATCGGCAGCGAAGGCATGCTGGCCGTGGCGCTGGAGGTGACCGTCAAGCTCATCCCCAAGCCACAACTGGCGCGCTGCATCATGGCCAGCTTCGACGACGTGCGCAAAGCCGGTGACGCCGTGGCTGCGGTGATCGCGGCGGGCATCATCCCGGCAGGCTTGGAAATGATGGACAAGCCCATGACCGCCGCCGTCGAAGACTTTGTCTGCGCCGACTACGACCTCACCGCCGAAGCCATTTTGCTGTGCGAAAGCGACGGCACGCCCGAAGAAGTCGAGGAAGAAATCGGCCGCATGACCGAGGTGCTGCGCGGCGCGGGCGCGACCGCCATCACCGTGAGCAACAACGAGGAAGAACGCCTGCGTTTCTGGAGCGGCCGCAAGAATGCCTTCCCCGCCAGCGGTCGCATCAGCCCCGACTACATGTGCATGGACTCGACCATCCCGCGCAAACGCCTGGCCGACATCCTGCTCGCCATCCAGGAGATGGAGAAGAAATACCGCCTGCGCTGCGCCAACGTGTTCCATGCGGGCGACGGCAACCTGCATCCGCTGATCCTGTTCGACGCGAACGACCCGGACGAATTGCACCGCTGCGAGCTGTTCGGTGCCGACATTCTGGAAACCAGCGTCGCGATGGGCGGCACAGTAACCGGCGAGCACGGCGTGGGCATCGAAAAGCTCAACAGCATGTGCACCCAATTCACCACCGAAGAAAACTTGCAGATGTTCGCGCTCAAGGGCGCGTTCGATCCCAAGGGTCTGCTCAACCCCGGCAAGGTGATTCCCACGCTCAACCGCTGTGCCGAATACGGCAAGATGCTGGTGCGCGGCGGGCAGATCAAGCATCCTGAGCTGGAGCGGTTCTGA
- a CDS encoding zinc-ribbon domain containing protein, protein MPKVQDAMPHPQLPNDIVPHPRYGSQPMVSGLQVDLQSILRGHWQYQEDRIFPQSVLAADVSSQNFALYPRLFYVDMLATCRKCQRPFLFFAKEQQHWFEDLGFYVDADCVNCPLCRKILHREKTRLKRYAQLKNLAHPTRKELMQLVDDTITLIDAGYLTSMQRLQALQGQAQRDIPEYPGTQRMTELIERDSTPTPHPIRHR, encoded by the coding sequence ATGCCGAAAGTACAGGACGCCATGCCCCATCCTCAGTTGCCCAACGACATCGTGCCCCATCCACGATATGGATCCCAACCTATGGTGTCCGGGCTCCAAGTCGATCTGCAGAGCATCCTTCGCGGGCATTGGCAGTACCAAGAAGACCGCATTTTTCCCCAATCGGTGCTCGCAGCCGATGTCTCCAGCCAGAACTTTGCGCTCTATCCGCGCTTGTTCTACGTGGACATGCTCGCGACCTGCCGCAAATGCCAACGCCCCTTCCTGTTTTTCGCCAAGGAGCAGCAGCACTGGTTTGAGGATCTGGGCTTCTACGTCGACGCCGATTGCGTGAACTGCCCTCTCTGCCGCAAAATTCTCCATCGCGAGAAGACGCGACTCAAACGGTATGCACAGTTGAAGAATCTTGCGCACCCCACGCGCAAGGAATTGATGCAGTTGGTGGACGATACGATCACCTTGATCGACGCGGGTTACCTCACAAGCATGCAGCGTCTGCAAGCGCTTCAAGGACAAGCCCAACGAGACATTCCCGAATATCCGGGAACGCAGCGAATGACAGAGCTGATCGAGAGAGATTCCACGCCAACACCGCATCCGATCAGACATCGGTGA
- a CDS encoding ABC transporter permease, whose translation MTTSTQAFPPIRPEVLHELPPLEHIRASTPLPWGQRLWRSSALRRVVILAVLAALWQLLAAWQDNDLLLPTFTQTIKALAEGLASGELLAKAAISLKILVQGYLAGIVGALLLTAVAVSTAVGRDVLTTLTSMFNPLPAIALLPLALLWFGLGQGSLIFVLVHSVLWPLALNTYAGFQAVPETLRMAGRNYGLTGLRYVLQILVPAALPAILSGLKIGWAFAWRTLIAAELVFGASSGQGGLGWYIFQNRNELYTDKVFAGLLMVIGIGLLVETLGFHTLERLTVRKWGVQR comes from the coding sequence ATGACGACTTCAACTCAGGCGTTTCCACCGATTCGCCCCGAAGTGCTCCACGAGCTGCCGCCGCTGGAACATATCCGCGCCAGCACGCCGCTTCCGTGGGGGCAACGTCTCTGGCGCTCATCGGCACTGCGCCGCGTGGTGATTCTTGCGGTGCTGGCCGCACTCTGGCAGCTGCTTGCAGCATGGCAGGACAACGACCTGCTGCTGCCCACTTTCACGCAAACGATCAAGGCGCTGGCCGAAGGGCTGGCGTCAGGCGAGCTGCTGGCCAAGGCGGCGATTTCGCTCAAGATACTCGTGCAAGGCTATCTGGCAGGCATCGTGGGTGCCTTGCTGCTCACGGCGGTGGCGGTGTCCACGGCGGTTGGCCGCGATGTGCTCACCACGCTCACCAGCATGTTCAACCCCTTGCCAGCGATTGCACTGCTGCCGCTGGCCTTGCTGTGGTTTGGCCTCGGGCAGGGCAGCCTGATCTTTGTGCTCGTCCATTCGGTGCTGTGGCCACTGGCGCTCAACACCTATGCAGGCTTTCAGGCCGTGCCCGAAACCCTGCGCATGGCGGGCCGCAACTACGGTCTCACGGGGCTGCGCTACGTGCTGCAGATTCTGGTGCCCGCCGCACTGCCCGCCATTCTTTCAGGGCTCAAAATCGGCTGGGCCTTCGCCTGGCGCACGCTGATCGCAGCCGAACTGGTGTTCGGCGCATCATCCGGTCAGGGCGGGCTGGGCTGGTACATCTTCCAGAACCGCAACGAGCTCTACACCGACAAAGTGTTTGCCGGCCTGCTCATGGTGATCGGCATCGGCTTACTTGTGGAGACGCTGGGCTTTCACACGCTGGAGCGACTCACGGTGCGCAAGTGGGGGGTGCAGCGCTGA
- a CDS encoding ABC transporter ATP-binding protein: MSDLAFRSNITARRGVWPLEAASVVQRQTLNADWAPTQEDAALLQVRDLSIDYDTPERRVRATHRVSLDVFEGDRYILLGASGCGKSSLLKTLAGFIEPSEGQVLLDGHPVQGPGPDRVVVFQEFDQLPPWKTVRENVIFPLVASGRLSRAEAAERADIYIAKVGLSAFANVHPHQLSGGMKQRVAIARALAMQPRVLLMDEPFAALDALTRRRMQEELLGLWAELRFTLVFVTHSIEEALVLGNRIAILSPHPGRLRAEINSHGFDLSDQGSAEFQAATQRIHGLLFEQPAKIELEVAA; the protein is encoded by the coding sequence ATGAGCGACCTTGCCTTTCGTTCCAACATCACCGCGCGCCGTGGCGTGTGGCCTCTGGAAGCCGCAAGCGTCGTCCAACGACAGACGTTGAACGCCGATTGGGCACCCACGCAGGAGGACGCCGCGCTGCTGCAGGTGCGCGATCTCAGCATCGATTACGACACGCCCGAGCGCCGTGTACGGGCCACGCATCGGGTGTCGCTCGATGTGTTTGAGGGCGATCGCTACATCTTGCTGGGCGCGTCGGGTTGCGGCAAAAGCAGCCTGCTCAAGACCTTGGCCGGTTTCATCGAGCCGAGCGAAGGACAGGTGCTGCTGGATGGACATCCGGTGCAGGGACCGGGCCCTGATCGCGTGGTCGTGTTTCAGGAGTTCGACCAGTTGCCGCCATGGAAAACGGTGCGCGAGAACGTGATCTTTCCGCTGGTGGCGTCGGGCCGACTGTCACGTGCCGAGGCCGCCGAACGCGCGGACATCTACATCGCCAAGGTGGGCCTGTCGGCGTTTGCCAATGTGCATCCGCACCAGCTCTCGGGCGGAATGAAGCAACGCGTGGCGATTGCGCGGGCGCTGGCGATGCAGCCGCGTGTGCTGCTGATGGACGAGCCCTTTGCTGCGCTCGACGCGCTCACCCGTCGCCGCATGCAGGAAGAACTTTTGGGGCTGTGGGCAGAACTGCGCTTCACGCTCGTGTTCGTCACGCATTCCATCGAAGAGGCGCTGGTGCTGGGCAATCGCATCGCCATCCTCTCGCCGCATCCCGGTCGTCTGCGCGCCGAAATCAACAGCCACGGTTTTGATCTTTCCGACCAGGGCAGTGCCGAATTTCAGGCAGCGACGCAACGCATCCATGGCCTGCTTTTCGAGCAACCAGCGAAGATCGAGCTGGAGGTCGCAGCATGA
- a CDS encoding ABC transporter substrate-binding protein, producing the protein MPKNHSPSIVKPNRLNRLRRILTGGLAGSVLLAGSLGVTSAIAKEGQLRIAQQFGVVYLLLNVAQEQKLIEKHGKTHGVDIKVEFLKLSGGSAVNDALLSDNIDIAGAGVGPLFTLWDRTRGRQNVKGVASLGNFPYYLVSNNPAVKTIDDFSEKDRIALPAVGVSVQSRVLQFASAKRWGDAAYNRLDKLQVAIPHSDAAAAIIKGGTEITTHFGNPPFQEQKLAGNPQAHVVLNSYDVQGGPASSTVLYATEKFRKDSPKTYRAFVDALDEAAKFITANPEQAADIYQKVNGSNVDRKLLLEVIRNPLVQFKVQPQNTLSLGQFMHRVGAIKTAPQKLDDYFFDDPRTAGGS; encoded by the coding sequence ATGCCAAAGAACCATTCACCCTCCATCGTCAAACCCAACCGCTTGAATCGTCTGCGCCGCATCCTGACGGGCGGCCTGGCCGGATCGGTGCTGCTCGCGGGCAGCCTCGGCGTCACCTCTGCCATCGCCAAGGAAGGGCAGTTGCGCATCGCCCAGCAGTTCGGCGTCGTCTACCTGCTGCTGAACGTGGCGCAGGAGCAGAAGCTCATCGAAAAGCACGGCAAGACGCATGGCGTGGACATCAAGGTGGAGTTCCTCAAGCTCTCCGGCGGCTCGGCCGTGAACGACGCGCTGCTCTCGGACAACATCGACATCGCGGGTGCTGGCGTGGGCCCGCTGTTCACGCTGTGGGACCGCACGCGTGGGCGTCAGAACGTCAAGGGCGTCGCGTCGCTGGGCAATTTCCCGTACTACCTCGTGAGCAACAACCCGGCGGTCAAGACCATCGACGACTTCAGCGAGAAGGACCGCATCGCGCTGCCAGCGGTGGGCGTGTCCGTGCAGTCGCGCGTGCTGCAATTCGCATCGGCCAAACGCTGGGGCGATGCCGCCTACAACCGGCTCGACAAGCTGCAGGTGGCGATTCCACATTCCGATGCGGCGGCGGCCATCATCAAGGGCGGCACGGAAATCACCACGCATTTCGGCAATCCGCCGTTCCAGGAACAGAAACTCGCGGGCAACCCGCAAGCGCACGTCGTGCTCAATTCGTATGACGTGCAAGGCGGACCTGCATCGAGCACCGTGCTCTATGCCACCGAAAAATTCCGCAAGGACAGCCCCAAGACCTATCGCGCCTTCGTCGATGCGCTTGATGAGGCCGCCAAGTTCATCACCGCCAACCCCGAGCAGGCCGCCGACATCTACCAGAAGGTCAATGGCAGCAACGTGGACCGCAAACTGCTGCTGGAGGTGATCCGCAACCCGCTGGTGCAATTCAAGGTGCAGCCTCAGAACACCTTGTCGCTCGGTCAGTTCATGCACCGCGTCGGCGCGATCAAGACGGCACCTCAGAAGCTCGACGATTATTTCTTTGATGACCCGCGCACAGCGGGTGGAAGCTGA